In Verrucomicrobiota bacterium, the sequence CACGCTGCCTTCGGTAAAGTCAGGATTGACGATTTCCTGGATCTCAACTCCGTAGCGCTGGCGCAACGCGACCATAGCTGCTCCGACCAGCTCGTGCTTGTAACCCGTGACAACGACCAGGCGGCGCACGCCGGTTTCCGAGAGCCGTTGGACGTGCCATTCGAGCAGCGTTTTGCCGCCAAACTGAATCAAGATTTTGGGGCGTTCGGCAAAAGCGGCTCCCAATCTCAGGGCGCGCCCAGCGGCGTAAATAAAGGCAGAGGTCATTTGGTTTCTGAAGTAACTGAGGTGCGGCCAAACAAAGTGCGAAAGTTCATTTCTTCCGAATAAGCAAACAACAATCCAAGCACCGCGAAGACCACTTCCCGGCCCCGCCGCAAGATTGCATAGGCAAAGGCCAGCGAATCCGGAACGGCCACGGCGCGGCACAGCAGGACAATACCCGATTCTTGAAATCCAAGCGCGCCCGGCACGACGGCTCCGGAGATCTTCGCGATCCCGACGAAGGCTTCAATCACGATCGCCTGGCTCAGGTGAAGCGGGATCCCCAACAGCGCCGCAATGACCAGAACCTCCACCGCGCCCAGAATCCATCCCAGGAAATAGAGCGCGATGCTAAGGCAAAAGTGCTTTCGATCCTCCCGGTAGAATTCGAGAATTCGTGCATCGATCAGGCGCAGCTTATCGGTCTTCCCCCGGACCGATTTCAAGTGGATGCCGCATTTCTCCAGAATCCGCAGCGCCGCGGAGAACGGCCCAACTCTCTGCAGCCAGAGCAGTCCAGCGACTCCCAGCACAAGGGCCGTGATGACGCCGATCGCCGCGATTTGCACGCGCGACTCGCTCGTCTTGATCAGGGCCAGCGCGCACGCGGCCAGGGAGAGAAATGCAATCTGGCCCACGGTCTGCGCGGTTTTGCCCGCCACGACGCTGGTTGCGCCGATGGCAACCGCCACGTCCCGCTTGCTCAGCAAGTAAACCTTCAACGCCTCGCCCCCGATATAAGCCGAAGGGATGACATTGTTGACGGCCTCCCCGGCCCAACGAATTCGAAGCAAGGTCATGAAAGGCAGACAATGTTGCGCCTTCGCTCCGAAAGCAAATTGCCAGCCTCGGGTGTCGGCCAGGTAAACAACCCCATAGGGGAGCAAGATCAGCGGAGCGAACCAGCCTAAGCGCGAGAACGCAGCCATGATTTCGCCCGGTTCCGCCCGGTGGATGAACCACCCCAGCAGCCCGAGCCCCAACGCCAGCAACAGCGCGCGCAGAATGAACTTCATGGCTGGACCGATCCCTTCGTTTCGCCGCGCCGGGCTGCCGCCCACTGAACCAATAAC encodes:
- a CDS encoding flippase-like domain-containing protein — encoded protein: MDRSCRGSDCAPRGFWRDRDGRVQSCAGFGRLAARRQCDNGRCDFVPGRDAGDARAQGPGAHAMAAADRSSHIAGFFGVGPCAGLLRQTELVSLDGRNRGSCLLDRGVIGSVGGSPARRNEGIGPAMKFILRALLLALGLGLLGWFIHRAEPGEIMAAFSRLGWFAPLILLPYGVVYLADTRGWQFAFGAKAQHCLPFMTLLRIRWAGEAVNNVIPSAYIGGEALKVYLLSKRDVAVAIGATSVVAGKTAQTVGQIAFLSLAACALALIKTSESRVQIAAIGVITALVLGVAGLLWLQRVGPFSAALRILEKCGIHLKSVRGKTDKLRLIDARILEFYREDRKHFCLSIALYFLGWILGAVEVLVIAALLGIPLHLSQAIVIEAFVGIAKISGAVVPGALGFQESGIVLLCRAVAVPDSLAFAYAILRRGREVVFAVLGLLFAYSEEMNFRTLFGRTSVTSETK